In a single window of the Heliomicrobium undosum genome:
- a CDS encoding bifunctional riboflavin kinase/FAD synthetase, with protein MKTIVYNGPLDSRYGAVHVALGNFDGVHLGHQKLITEMVKKARASQGTAVVATFHPHPLRLIRPEAAPKLITPMEVKAGLLGRLGVDIVLTLPFNPDLAKLSPEEFVQQVLHQDLRAESVLVGFNYSFGRGGKGTPELLWELGHRLGVRVRVIDAVTIAGEPVSSTAVRAALEKGDMERAADLLGYTPILRGPVVPGDQRGRNIGFRTANIELPPEQYLPARGVYAAWARSASLPEGVLAVVNIGVKPTFGMGLAETVEAHLIDFEGDLYGQTLTLHLLQRMRPEMRFQNPEQLVEQIHTDLQDTRHFFHAQREHIFPNRIIEI; from the coding sequence ATGAAAACCATCGTGTACAACGGTCCCCTCGACAGCCGCTACGGGGCTGTTCATGTAGCACTGGGCAATTTTGACGGCGTCCATCTGGGCCACCAGAAACTGATCACCGAGATGGTGAAAAAGGCGCGGGCCAGCCAGGGAACGGCTGTGGTAGCGACCTTTCACCCCCATCCCCTGCGGTTGATCCGGCCCGAAGCAGCGCCCAAATTGATCACGCCGATGGAAGTGAAGGCCGGCCTATTAGGACGCCTCGGCGTCGACATTGTCCTCACCTTGCCCTTCAATCCGGACCTGGCCAAGCTGTCACCGGAGGAATTTGTGCAGCAGGTGCTTCATCAAGACCTGCGGGCCGAGTCCGTTCTGGTCGGTTTCAACTACAGTTTCGGTCGTGGCGGCAAAGGCACGCCCGAACTGCTCTGGGAACTGGGTCACCGCCTCGGGGTCCGTGTGCGGGTGATCGACGCCGTGACCATCGCCGGTGAGCCGGTCAGTTCCACGGCTGTACGGGCTGCTTTGGAGAAGGGCGACATGGAGCGGGCCGCCGATCTGCTGGGTTATACGCCGATCCTGCGTGGTCCAGTCGTTCCCGGTGATCAGCGGGGGAGGAACATCGGTTTCCGGACGGCGAACATAGAACTGCCGCCGGAGCAGTACCTGCCTGCCCGGGGGGTCTATGCCGCCTGGGCGCGTTCGGCAAGCCTTCCCGAGGGGGTTTTGGCGGTCGTCAACATCGGTGTCAAGCCGACCTTTGGCATGGGGTTGGCCGAGACGGTGGAGGCTCACCTGATCGATTTTGAAGGCGACCTGTACGGACAGACATTGACGCTGCACCTGTTGCAGAGGATGCGTCCAGAGATGCGCTTTCAAAACCCCGAACAACTGGTGGAACAGATTCACACAGACCTCCAGGATACGCGGCATTTTTTCCACGCCCAGCGGGAACATATCTTTCCGAACCGGATCATAGAAATATAA
- the rpsO gene encoding 30S ribosomal protein S15 — protein sequence MDNVRKQEIIGKFKQHEKDTGSPEVQVAILTDRINYLTGHLKTHKKDHHSRRGLLKMVGQRRNLLAYLKRTDIERYRKLVTELGLRH from the coding sequence TTGGACAACGTGCGCAAGCAGGAGATCATCGGCAAGTTCAAGCAGCATGAAAAGGACACCGGATCTCCGGAAGTGCAGGTCGCCATCCTCACGGATCGGATCAACTACCTGACGGGGCACCTGAAAACCCACAAGAAGGATCATCACTCCCGCCGGGGTCTGTTGAAGATGGTTGGTCAGCGCCGGAATCTGTTGGCTTATCTGAAGCGGACCGATATCGAGCGTTATCGCAAGCTTGTGACCGAGCTTGGGCTTCGTCACTAA
- a CDS encoding polyribonucleotide nucleotidyltransferase — protein sequence MRGGYISLQVFSMEIAGRTLTVETGRVAKQAGGSVLARYGDTVVLATATGSKEPRPGIDFFPLTVDYEERLYAVGKIPGGFIKREGRPTEKAILSARLIDRPIRPLFPKGFRNDVQVVATVMSVDQDCPPDIVGMIGASCALSLSDVPFEGPIGGVLVGRVDGKLLINPTMEQAEKSDMHLVVAGTKDAVMMVEAGANEVPEEDMIEAIMFGHQEIQRIVAFQEEMMAAAGKPKREVPLKQINPEVDQAVREYVGDKLLNAIQNPDKLSREADIQAVMKETAEVLLPQFPEEEKGIRAVLDTMEKEIVRKLITVDKQRPDGRKVDEIRPISVEVGILPRTHGSGLFTRGQTQVLNVCTLGTIADLQILDGLGVEESKRYMHHYNFPPYSVGETRPMRGPGRREIGHGALAERALLPVIPSEDEFPYTIRLVSEAVESNGSTSMASVCGSTLSLMNAGVPIKKPVAGIAMGLIKEGEHFSILSDIQGMEDHLGDMDFKVAGTADGVTALQMDIKIQGVSREILTQALQQAKEGRLFILDKMLAVIDKPATEMSPYAPRIITMSIDPDKIREVIGPGGKVINKIIAETGVKIDIEDDGRIFIAATDTEAANKAVRIIESITADVEVGKVYTGKVTRIMNFGAFVEVLPGKEGLIHISQLAEERVAKVEDVVKIGDEVTVKVVEIDKQGRVNLSRKELLKANKPAVTGGARPDEMRKRF from the coding sequence ATGAGAGGAGGGTATATTTCCTTGCAAGTATTCTCCATGGAAATTGCCGGACGCACCCTGACGGTTGAGACGGGGCGGGTAGCCAAACAGGCCGGCGGCTCTGTGCTTGCCCGTTACGGCGATACGGTCGTGCTGGCGACGGCGACAGGCTCCAAAGAGCCCCGGCCAGGCATTGACTTTTTCCCCTTGACTGTCGACTATGAGGAGCGTCTCTACGCGGTAGGAAAGATACCGGGCGGTTTCATCAAGCGGGAAGGTCGCCCCACCGAAAAGGCCATCCTGTCGGCGCGGTTGATCGACCGGCCAATCCGTCCCCTGTTCCCCAAAGGTTTCCGCAACGATGTCCAGGTTGTGGCGACTGTCATGTCGGTGGACCAGGACTGCCCCCCCGATATCGTCGGCATGATCGGCGCTTCCTGCGCCCTCAGCCTGTCCGATGTCCCCTTTGAAGGTCCCATCGGCGGCGTTCTTGTCGGACGGGTCGACGGCAAGCTGCTGATCAACCCGACGATGGAACAGGCCGAAAAGAGCGATATGCATCTGGTCGTGGCTGGCACGAAGGACGCCGTGATGATGGTGGAAGCCGGCGCCAACGAGGTGCCCGAAGAAGACATGATCGAGGCGATCATGTTCGGCCACCAGGAGATCCAGCGCATCGTCGCCTTCCAGGAAGAGATGATGGCTGCCGCCGGCAAGCCGAAGCGGGAAGTGCCTCTGAAACAGATCAACCCTGAAGTGGATCAGGCTGTGCGCGAATATGTGGGCGACAAGCTGCTCAACGCCATCCAAAACCCGGACAAGCTGTCCCGGGAAGCCGATATCCAGGCAGTCATGAAGGAGACGGCGGAGGTGCTGCTTCCTCAGTTCCCTGAAGAGGAGAAAGGCATCCGCGCCGTTCTCGATACCATGGAAAAAGAGATTGTCCGCAAGCTGATCACTGTGGACAAGCAACGGCCTGACGGGCGGAAGGTGGATGAAATCCGGCCTATCTCCGTCGAGGTTGGCATCTTGCCCCGCACCCATGGCAGCGGCCTTTTCACCCGCGGCCAGACCCAGGTGCTCAACGTCTGCACCCTCGGCACCATCGCCGACCTGCAGATCCTCGACGGTCTCGGCGTGGAAGAATCAAAGCGCTACATGCATCACTACAATTTCCCGCCCTACAGCGTCGGCGAGACGCGTCCCATGCGGGGACCGGGCCGCCGCGAGATTGGCCACGGCGCTCTGGCTGAGCGGGCGCTCCTGCCGGTGATCCCCTCGGAAGACGAATTCCCCTACACCATCCGTCTCGTCTCCGAGGCGGTGGAATCGAACGGTTCCACATCGATGGCCAGCGTCTGCGGCTCCACCCTGTCGCTGATGAACGCCGGCGTACCGATTAAAAAGCCAGTCGCGGGCATCGCCATGGGCCTGATCAAAGAAGGGGAACACTTCTCCATCCTCTCCGACATCCAGGGCATGGAAGATCACCTGGGCGACATGGACTTCAAGGTGGCCGGCACCGCCGACGGTGTGACGGCGCTCCAGATGGACATCAAGATCCAGGGCGTCAGCCGGGAGATCCTCACCCAGGCGCTGCAGCAGGCGAAAGAAGGCCGCCTCTTCATCTTGGACAAGATGCTGGCCGTCATCGACAAGCCGGCGACGGAGATGTCCCCCTATGCGCCGCGGATCATCACCATGTCCATCGACCCCGACAAGATCCGGGAAGTCATCGGCCCCGGCGGCAAGGTGATCAACAAGATCATCGCCGAGACGGGCGTCAAGATCGACATCGAAGACGACGGTCGCATCTTCATCGCCGCCACCGACACAGAGGCTGCCAACAAAGCCGTCCGCATCATCGAGAGCATCACCGCCGACGTGGAAGTGGGCAAGGTCTACACGGGCAAGGTGACGCGGATCATGAACTTCGGCGCCTTTGTTGAGGTCCTGCCCGGCAAGGAAGGCCTCATCCACATCAGCCAACTGGCCGAGGAACGGGTGGCCAAGGTGGAGGATGTGGTCAAGATCGGTGACGAGGTGACCGTCAAGGTCGTCGAGATCGACAAACAGGGACGGGTCAACCTCTCCCGTAAAGAGTTGCTCAAGGCCAACAAACCGGCTGTGACCGGCGGCGCCCGGCCTGACGAGATGCGCAAACGGTTCTGA
- a CDS encoding polysaccharide deacetylase family protein has product MRTLFIPWTFLRVLLTLTVVCLLLAGMTQYVITLNRDVSETTGRGDVEGVVRRGPPVNKVALTINVDWGQEHIPALLDTLSRHQAKATFFFTGRFADKFPEYVKKVHEAGHEVGNHGYSHPHPTQIGDAANRQEIRRTHAALEKLTGHAPRWFAPPYGEHDQRLVTVAREEGYGLILWTVDSADWLKPSPQDWMKRVTAGIGPGALVLMHPTPSTAQALPSLLKYMEEKGWTAVTMTELMAPAQ; this is encoded by the coding sequence ATGCGCACCCTCTTCATCCCCTGGACATTTTTGCGGGTGCTCCTGACCCTGACCGTTGTCTGCCTGCTGCTGGCCGGCATGACCCAATATGTGATCACGCTGAACCGCGACGTTTCCGAGACGACCGGTCGAGGCGACGTCGAGGGCGTCGTGCGGCGAGGACCGCCGGTGAACAAGGTGGCCTTGACGATCAATGTGGACTGGGGCCAGGAACACATCCCGGCGCTGCTCGACACCCTTTCCCGCCATCAGGCCAAGGCCACCTTTTTCTTTACGGGCCGATTCGCCGACAAGTTCCCCGAATATGTAAAGAAGGTCCATGAGGCCGGCCATGAGGTGGGCAATCACGGCTACTCTCACCCCCATCCCACACAGATCGGTGATGCCGCCAACCGCCAGGAGATCCGGCGGACCCATGCCGCCCTGGAGAAATTGACCGGCCACGCGCCCAGGTGGTTCGCGCCTCCCTATGGAGAACATGACCAGCGGCTGGTGACGGTTGCCAGGGAGGAGGGCTATGGGCTCATCCTGTGGACCGTCGATTCGGCCGACTGGCTCAAGCCGTCGCCCCAGGACTGGATGAAGCGCGTCACGGCGGGAATCGGGCCGGGCGCCCTAGTGCTGATGCATCCAACCCCGTCGACGGCCCAGGCGCTGCCGTCGCTGCTCAAGTACATGGAGGAAAAAGGCTGGACGGCAGTCACCATGACCGAATTGATGGCGCCAGCCCAATAA
- a CDS encoding D-alanyl-D-alanine carboxypeptidase family protein gives MVFTRGTCRITGKTLVLFLCLSPFLVLGGPAVCGASPQVTADAAVLMDAETGRVLFERQAHQPRPPASTTKIVTALLGFEFGDLEDEVIISQKAGSTGEASINLFPGERVALGDLLTGALVRSGNDACVAIAEHVAGSEEFFTLWMTAKSRIMGGRSSQFFNTNGLPHKHHWSSAYDLAVVAREAMLLPEFAATVKSRRATLKNRQGWPKEIKNTNALLWSYPFADGVKTGTTRAAGACLVASATKNNRQLIAVVLHSDDRFGDSLRLFEYGFNQLR, from the coding sequence TTGGTCTTTACAAGGGGAACCTGCCGGATCACGGGAAAGACGCTGGTGCTGTTCTTGTGCTTGTCTCCGTTCCTCGTCTTAGGCGGACCGGCCGTGTGCGGCGCCAGTCCCCAGGTCACGGCGGACGCGGCGGTGCTCATGGACGCTGAAACGGGAAGGGTTCTCTTTGAGCGGCAGGCGCACCAGCCACGGCCCCCGGCTTCGACAACCAAGATCGTGACGGCCTTGCTGGGATTTGAGTTCGGCGATCTGGAAGACGAGGTCATCATCAGCCAAAAGGCCGGGAGCACCGGGGAGGCCAGCATTAACCTCTTTCCCGGCGAGCGGGTCGCCCTGGGCGATCTGCTGACCGGCGCGCTGGTTCGGTCTGGGAATGACGCCTGTGTGGCCATCGCCGAACACGTCGCCGGCAGCGAGGAGTTTTTCACCCTGTGGATGACAGCCAAATCGCGCATCATGGGCGGACGATCGAGCCAGTTTTTCAACACCAACGGACTGCCCCACAAGCACCACTGGTCAAGCGCCTATGATCTGGCCGTGGTGGCCCGTGAAGCGATGCTGCTTCCTGAGTTTGCCGCCACCGTCAAAAGCCGCCGTGCGACGTTGAAAAACCGGCAAGGGTGGCCGAAGGAGATTAAGAACACGAACGCCTTGCTCTGGTCGTACCCTTTTGCCGACGGCGTAAAAACGGGCACGACACGGGCGGCCGGCGCCTGCTTGGTCGCCTCAGCCACAAAAAACAACCGCCAGTTGATCGCCGTCGTGTTGCATTCGGACGATCGTTTCGGCGACAGCCTGCGCCTCTTTGAATACGGCTTTAACCAGTTGAGGTAA